From the genome of Pseudomonas sp. FP453:
AAAAACTCGATGTCCGCTTCCTGCTGCAACAGTGCCTTGACCATCGGCAGCAGCCGCGCGCCCTCGTCGCTGACGGTGAGGCGGCGCCCGCCACGGTAGAACAGCTCAACGCCGTACTGGCTTTCCAGGTTGCGGATCTGCGTAGTGACGGTGGGCTGGCTGAGGCCGAGTTTTTTCGCCGCCTGGGTAATGCTGCCCAGTCGCGCGACCATGAAAAACGCCTTTAGCTCAGCACTCAGCACACCACCCTCACATCATCTATTTGCGCAGCAGGCGCAGGCCATTGAACACCACCAGCAGGCTCACGCCCATGTCGGCGAACACCGCCATCCACATGGTGGCCATGCCCAGGAAGGTCACGGCAAGGAAGATCGCCTTGATCACCAGCGCCAGGGCGATGTTCTGCTTGAGGATACTCGACGTTTGCCTGGAGAGCCGAATGAATGCCGGGATCTTGCGCAAATCATCGTCCATCAGCGCCACGTCGGCGGTCTCGATAGCCGTGTCGGTACCCGCGGCGGCCATGGCAAAACCGATCTCGGCGCGGGCCAGGGCCGGGGCGTCGTTGATACCGTCGCCGACCATGCCGACGCGATGGCCTTGGCCGTAGAGGGTTTCGATGGCTTGCAGTTTGTCGGTGGGCAGCAGGTCGCCACGGGCCTGGTCGATGCCGACCTGGGCACCAATCGCCTGGGCGGTGTGGGTGTTGTCGCCGGTGAGCATCAGGGTCTTGATCCCCAGCTCATGCAGCTGCTGGATGGCTTCGCGGCTGCTGTCCTTGACCGTGTCGGCCACGGCGAACAGCGCCAGCGGGCCGGACTTGTCGAGCAGCAGCACCACGGACTTGCCTTGTTTTTCCAGGGCGAAGAGCTTTTCTTCCAGCTCCGGCGAGCACAGGCCGAGGTCTTCCACCAGGCGGTGGTTGCCCAGGTGGTAGGTTTCGCCGTTGATATCACCGCGCACACCGCGACCGGCCAGGGCCGCGAAGTTATCCACAACGTGGCTCGGCAGGTTTTTATCCACAGCCGCGTTGGCGATGGCCAGGGACACCGGGTGGTCGGAGCGCCCGGCCAAACTGGCGGCCAGGGCCGGTGCGCTGTCTTCGACGTTGGGGAACAACGCCAGGTAATCGGTTTGCACCGGCTTGCCGTGGGTGATGGTGCCGGTCTTGTCGAGGGCCAGGTAGTCGAGCTTGTAACCGCCCTCCAGGTACACGCCGCCCTTGATCAGGATGCCTTTGCGCGCCGCTGCCGCGAGGCCGCTGACGATGGTCACCGGGGTGGAGATCACCAACGCACACGGGCACGCGACCACCAGCAGGACGAGGGCGCGGTAGATCCAGTCGAACCACGCGCCGGCCATGAACAGCGGCGGAATCAGGGCCACACCGAGGGCAAACAGGAACACCGCCGGGGTGTAGATCTTCGAGAAGCTGTCGACAAAGCGCTGGGTCGGCGCGCGGGCGCCCTGGGCCTGCTCCACGGCGTGGATGATCCGCGCCAGGGTGGAATTGTTGGCCGCTGCGGTGACCTTGTACTCCAGCGAGCCCGCCTGGTTGATAGTGCCGGCGAAGACTTTATCGCCGACGGTCTTTTCAATCGGCAGGCTTTCACCGGTGATCGGCGCCTGGTCGATGGTGGACTGGCCAGCGGTTACCTCACCGTCCAGGCCGATGCGCTCGCCGGGCTTTACCCGCACGATGGCGCCCATTTCAATGCTTTTGACTTCCTGTTCAGCCCACGAACCGTCCGCCTGCTGCACCGTGGCCTGTTCCGGGGTCATCTGCATCAAGCCGCTGATGGCGTTGCGCGCACGGTCCAGGGACTTGGCTTCGATCAACTCGGCGACGGTGAACAGGAACATCACCATCGCCGCTTCCGGCCACTGGCCAATCAACACCGCGCCGGTGACCGCGATGCTCATCAGCGCGTTGATATTGAGGTTGAGGTTCTTCAGGGCAATCCAGCCCTTTTTATAGGTGGTGAGGCCGCCGCTGAGGATCGACACCAGCGCCACCAGTGCAATCACCCAGGTCGGTGCGGCGCCTGTGAAGTGCAGCACTTCGGCGCCCAACGCGCCGATGCCGGACAACGCCAGCGGCCACCAGTGTTTCTTCGCGGGCGGCGCGGCAGCCGGGGTGCCTTCTTCGATGGGATCGGCCTGCATGCCGATAGCTTTGATCGCGTCGATGATCGGCGCGGTGCTCGGCAGGTCGTGGGTGACGCCAAGGATGCGGTTGATCAGGTTGAATTCCAGCTGCTGCACGCCGGCGAGCTTGCCCAGTTTGTTCTGGATCAGCGTCTGCTCGGTGGGGCAGTCCATGGCTTCGATGCGGAACGTGCTCAGGCGGGAGCCGGCGGTGGGCGCTTCGTTGAGCGTCACCTTTGCCGGGGCCGCGCTGCCGGAACAGCAGGAGCCAGCGTGGTTATGCACAGGCGTGAGTTTTTTCTCGCCGTGATCATGGTCGTGGTCGTGTTTATGCGGGGTGTGGATGGAATCGCTCATTCTGTCGCGTCCGTAGAGGTGCCTGTTGCCAAGTAAAGACCCTGTAGCCACTATAGGGTCAAGCACCCATTTGGAGATTGCTGCGATGAAGATCGGCGAACTGGCGAAACTGACCGACTGCCCGGTGGAAACCATCCGTTATTACGAGAAGGAAGGCCTGCTGCCACCTCCGGCACGTACCGACGCCAATTACCGCGTGTACACCCAGGCGCACACCGAGCGGCTGGTCTTTATCCGCAACTGCCGCAGCCTGGACATGACCCTGGAAGAAATCCGCAGCTTGCTGGGATTGCGCGACAGTCCTCAGGACCAGTGTGAAAGCGTGAATGCGTTGATCGACGAGCATATCCAGCACGTCAAGGCGCGGATCGATGGGTTGTTGGTGTTGCAGGAACAGTTGCTGGACTTGCGCCAGCGTTGTGGCGGCGGGGAGCAGTGCGGGATTTTGCAGCGACTGGAGGTCAGCGGCAGTGTGGCGGCCAGTGAGGCCGAGCCTTCCCACGTGGGCAGAAGCCACGGCCACTAATCTTGGATGACAACCGAATCCAACTGTGGGAGCTGGCTTGCCTGCGATAGCTGAGTGTCAGGCAACATCAATGTTGCTGATACACCGCCATCGCAGGCAAGCCAGCTCCCACAGTTTATGGCTTATGGCCGAGGCAGCCTTTTAGATGGCGACGTCAGCCTTGATGCTTGGATCAGCGTCGTAACCGACGATTTCGAAGTCTTCAAATTTGTAATCGTAAATCGACGCAGGCTTGCGCTTGATCACCAGCTCCGGCAGCTTCTTCGGCGTGCGCGCCAGCTGGGTCTGGATCTGTTCCATATGGTTGCTGTACGCATGGGTGTCGCCAGTGGTGACGATGATCTCGTGGGGGATCAGGTCGCACTGCTGGGCCAGCATATGGGTGAGCAACGCCAGCGCGGCGGTGTTGTACGGCAGGCCGAGGAACACGTCGGAGCTGCGGATATACAGCTGCATCGACAGGTGACCGTCATGCACGAAGGCCTGGTACAGCAGGTGGCACGGCGGCAGGGCTTGCTTGCCGTTGCGCGCGTTTTCCTGGGGGCTCTTGGTTTCGTCGGGCAGGTACTCGACGTTCCAGCCGTGGAACAGGATGCGGCGGCTGTTGGGGTTGGTCTTCAACGTCTCGACCATGTAGTCGATCTGGTTGATCTTGCCGCCGTCCTTGGTCGGCCAGGCGGTCCACTGCTCGCCGTACACCGGGCCGAGGTCACCGTCTTCGGTGGCCCATTCGTCCCAGATCTTCACGCCGTTTTCGTTCAGCCACTTGATATTGGTGTTGCCGCTCAACATCCAGATCAGTTCGTTGGCGATGCTTTTGAAGTGAAGCTTCTTGGTGGTCAACAGCGGGAAGCCGTCGGCCAAGTTATGCCGATACTGACGGGCGAACACGGCCTTGGTGCCGGTGCCGGTGCGGTCGCCCTTGGTCAGGCCATTGGTCACGACGTCGTTCAGTAGTTCGAGATATTGCTTCATTTGAGTACCCGTATCGTTGAAGCCGAGGCTGCTCGACAGCCTCGGCATTCGAATTTAAAGCGTCGCGTTCTTCAGCGGTTGCGGACGGTTGTACGCCCACCACAGCAGACCCAGGCCGGCGAGGATCATCGGAATGCTGAGGATCTGCCCCATGGTCACCCAGCCCCACGCCAGGTAACCCAGCTGTGCATCCGGCACCCGCACGAATTCGACGATGAAACGGAAAATCCCGTAGAACAACGCGAACATGCCCGACACGGCCATGGTTGGGCGTGGCTTGCGCGAGAAGATGTAGAGGATAAGGAACAGCGCCACACCTTCCAACGCAAACTGGTAGAGCTGCGACGGATGGCGCGGCAGTTGTGCCGGGTCGCTGAACGGTGGGAACACCATCGCCCACGGCACATCGGTCGGCTTGCCCCACAACTCGGCGTTGATAAAGTTGCCGATGCGCCCGGCGCCCAGGCCGATCGGCACCAACGGCGCGACAAAGTCCATCAGCTGGAAGAACGACTTGCCGTTGCGACGGCCGAACCACCAGGCAGCGATCATCACGCCGATAAACCCGCCGTGGAACGCCATGCCGCCCTTCCACACTTCGAAGATCAGCGTTGGATTGGCGATGTACGCCGACAGATCGTAGAACAGCACATAACCGAGTCGCCCGCCGACGATCACCCCCATCGACAGCCAGAAGACCATGTCGGAGAGTTTCTCCTTGGTCCAGGTCGGGTCGAAACGGTTCAGGCGCCGGGAGGCCAGCAGCCAGGCGCCGCCGATGCCGATCAGGTACATCAACCCGTACCAGTGGATTTTCAGCGGACCGATGGCCAGGGCCACCGGGTCGATCTGCGGGTAAGGCAGCATTGCGACTCCTCGTTAAATCATTCGTTATGGCGCCCGGACCATGCCGGGCTGCGATTAAGCCTGCGTTACAGCAAAAAATTCAAACCGACGCAAAACAGCAAAGCGGCAAACAGCCGCTTGAGCAAACGCGGCGACAACCTGTGCGCCAGGCGCGCGCCGAAGCGGGCAAACACCATGCTGGTCAGGGCAATGCCCAGCAGCGCCGGCAAATACACGAACCCTAGACTATGAGCGGGCAGCAGCGGGTCATGCCAGCCCAGAATCATGAAACTTAATGCACTTGCCAGGGCGATCGGCAGGCCGCACGCCGAGGACGTGGCTACCGCCTGCTGCATCGGCACGCTGCGCCAGGTCAAGAACGGTACGGTCAGCGAACCGCCGCCAATGCCGAAAATTGCCGAAGCCCAGCCGATCACCGTGCCGGCCAGGGTCAAGCCGAGCTTGCCGGGCACCGTGCGGCTGGCCTTGGGCTTGACCTCCAGGGCCAGTTGCAGGGCGATCACCAAGGCAAACACACCGATGACCTTCTGCAAGTGCGGGCCGGAGATCGCTTCGGCGGTCAGCGCGCCAAAACCGGCGCCGATGAGGATGCCCACGGTCATCCACACAAAGATCGGCCAACGCACCGCGCCACGCCGGTGGTGCTCACGCACGGCATTGATCGAGGTAAAGATGATGGTCGCCAGGGACGTGCCCACGGCCAGGTGCGTCAGTACCTGCGGGTCGAAGCCCTGCAAGGTGAAGCTGAACACCAACACCGGCACGATGATGATGCCGCCGCCCACGCCAAACAGCCCGGCGAGTACGCCTGCACAGGCGCCCAGCGCCAAATACAGCAAAAATTCCATGGGAGCCCCCCGAACAAGTCCGGCATGTTAACGGATGGAAGGCATACGACCCAACTGGTGACGATGGAACGCCGCTGCTTGAGTGCGTAGAGTGGCAAAAAACACAAAAGGGATCGCCTGATGTGCCTGATTGTTTTCGCCTGGCGGCCGGGGCATGCCCAGCCGCTGATCGTCGCGGCCAACCGTGATGAGTTCTACGCCCGCCCCAGCCTGCCGCTGGCCCAGTGGCCGGATGCGCCCGAGGTCTACGCCGGCCGTGATCAAGAAGCCGGTGGTACCTGGCTGGGGGTGAATGCCGATGGGCGCTTTGCCGCCCTGACCAACATCCGCGACCCGCACCAGCCGCCAGCGCGCAAGTCCCGCGGGGAACTGGTGGCGCGCTTTCTCAATG
Proteins encoded in this window:
- a CDS encoding heavy metal translocating P-type ATPase; its protein translation is MSDSIHTPHKHDHDHDHGEKKLTPVHNHAGSCCSGSAAPAKVTLNEAPTAGSRLSTFRIEAMDCPTEQTLIQNKLGKLAGVQQLEFNLINRILGVTHDLPSTAPIIDAIKAIGMQADPIEEGTPAAAPPAKKHWWPLALSGIGALGAEVLHFTGAAPTWVIALVALVSILSGGLTTYKKGWIALKNLNLNINALMSIAVTGAVLIGQWPEAAMVMFLFTVAELIEAKSLDRARNAISGLMQMTPEQATVQQADGSWAEQEVKSIEMGAIVRVKPGERIGLDGEVTAGQSTIDQAPITGESLPIEKTVGDKVFAGTINQAGSLEYKVTAAANNSTLARIIHAVEQAQGARAPTQRFVDSFSKIYTPAVFLFALGVALIPPLFMAGAWFDWIYRALVLLVVACPCALVISTPVTIVSGLAAAARKGILIKGGVYLEGGYKLDYLALDKTGTITHGKPVQTDYLALFPNVEDSAPALAASLAGRSDHPVSLAIANAAVDKNLPSHVVDNFAALAGRGVRGDINGETYHLGNHRLVEDLGLCSPELEEKLFALEKQGKSVVLLLDKSGPLALFAVADTVKDSSREAIQQLHELGIKTLMLTGDNTHTAQAIGAQVGIDQARGDLLPTDKLQAIETLYGQGHRVGMVGDGINDAPALARAEIGFAMAAAGTDTAIETADVALMDDDLRKIPAFIRLSRQTSSILKQNIALALVIKAIFLAVTFLGMATMWMAVFADMGVSLLVVFNGLRLLRK
- the cadR gene encoding Cd(II)/Pb(II)-responsive transcriptional regulator, translated to MKIGELAKLTDCPVETIRYYEKEGLLPPPARTDANYRVYTQAHTERLVFIRNCRSLDMTLEEIRSLLGLRDSPQDQCESVNALIDEHIQHVKARIDGLLVLQEQLLDLRQRCGGGEQCGILQRLEVSGSVAASEAEPSHVGRSHGH
- a CDS encoding thymidylate synthase produces the protein MKQYLELLNDVVTNGLTKGDRTGTGTKAVFARQYRHNLADGFPLLTTKKLHFKSIANELIWMLSGNTNIKWLNENGVKIWDEWATEDGDLGPVYGEQWTAWPTKDGGKINQIDYMVETLKTNPNSRRILFHGWNVEYLPDETKSPQENARNGKQALPPCHLLYQAFVHDGHLSMQLYIRSSDVFLGLPYNTAALALLTHMLAQQCDLIPHEIIVTTGDTHAYSNHMEQIQTQLARTPKKLPELVIKRKPASIYDYKFEDFEIVGYDADPSIKADVAI
- the lgt gene encoding prolipoprotein diacylglyceryl transferase, coding for MLPYPQIDPVALAIGPLKIHWYGLMYLIGIGGAWLLASRRLNRFDPTWTKEKLSDMVFWLSMGVIVGGRLGYVLFYDLSAYIANPTLIFEVWKGGMAFHGGFIGVMIAAWWFGRRNGKSFFQLMDFVAPLVPIGLGAGRIGNFINAELWGKPTDVPWAMVFPPFSDPAQLPRHPSQLYQFALEGVALFLILYIFSRKPRPTMAVSGMFALFYGIFRFIVEFVRVPDAQLGYLAWGWVTMGQILSIPMILAGLGLLWWAYNRPQPLKNATL
- a CDS encoding sulfite exporter TauE/SafE family protein; translated protein: MEFLLYLALGACAGVLAGLFGVGGGIIIVPVLVFSFTLQGFDPQVLTHLAVGTSLATIIFTSINAVREHHRRGAVRWPIFVWMTVGILIGAGFGALTAEAISGPHLQKVIGVFALVIALQLALEVKPKASRTVPGKLGLTLAGTVIGWASAIFGIGGGSLTVPFLTWRSVPMQQAVATSSACGLPIALASALSFMILGWHDPLLPAHSLGFVYLPALLGIALTSMVFARFGARLAHRLSPRLLKRLFAALLFCVGLNFLL